The Arachis ipaensis cultivar K30076 chromosome B07, Araip1.1, whole genome shotgun sequence genome includes a window with the following:
- the LOC107609285 gene encoding ras-related protein Rab7, translating into MPSRRRTLLKVIILGDSGVGKTSLMNQYVNKKFSNQYKATIGADFLTKEVQFEDRLFTLQIWDTAGQERFQSLGVAFYRGADCCVLVYDVNSMKSFENLNNWRDEFLIQASPSDPENFPFVVIGNKIDIDGGNSRVVSEKKARAWCASKGNIPYFETSAKECVNVEEAFQCIAKDALKSGEEEELYLPDTIDVGNSSQQRSTGCEC; encoded by the exons ATGCCTTCCCGAAGAAGAACTCTGTTGAAGGTCATCATTCTCGGCGACAGCGG GGTGGGTAAGACATCTTTGATGAACCA ATATGTTAATAAGAAGTTCAGTAATCAGTACAAGGCTACCATTGGAGCAGATTTTTTAACCAAAGAAGTGCAATTTGAAGACAGGCTTTTCACCTTACAG ATTTGGGATACAGCTGGCCAGGAAAGATTCCAAAGTCTGGGAGTTGCTTTCTATCGTGGTGCCGACTGCTGTGTTCTTGTGTATGATGTTAATTCaatgaaatcttttgaaaacctTAACAACTGGAGAGATGAATTTCTGATTCAG GCAAGTCCTTCAGATCCAGAGAATTTTCCTTTCGTTGTTATAGGAAACAAGATTGATATTGATGGTGGGAACAGTAGAGTG GTTTCAGAAAAGAAGGCTCGAGCTTGGTGTGCATCTAAAGGAAATATTCCATATTTTGAGACATCCGCCAAGGAATGCGTTAATGTTGAAGAAGCATTCCAATGCATAGCAAAGGATGCCCTGAAAAGCGGTGAAGAGGAAGAACT ATACCTGCCAGACACGATTGATGTTGGAAACAGCAGTCAACAGCGATCAACAGGATGCGAGTGTTAA